The following nucleotide sequence is from Tribolium castaneum strain GA2 chromosome 5, icTriCast1.1, whole genome shotgun sequence.
taatttattaatcttttaaaaaaagatgttTTTCATTGGTCAGTTTCATAATTATGTGAGTGCGCCACCTAACGTCTGGTAGAATATAAACGGTTGAGGAGACTAGGATCTTAAAAAAGTACCCAACTGAAcgcattattttattcaattaattacagaaacaagtaacaaaataatatttccaatttcacaaaaaatcgaaattaacaCAAGAACTTAAATAGACATTTAATCCTTAAAATCATAAAACTGTTACGTATTAAATGAGCAAAATACATTAATCTTGATATTCTCTTTTCATTAAATATTCTAGGGTTTGTAGATATTTCTTAGCCTGAAAACTGTGTCTctacgaaaattaaaaaaaaaacaaatacttaCAACGTCTTGATGAAGACATGTCctcattataaaatttttgatggcGGTTTCTGGTATAGAACAAAAACCATTGTGTGGATCAGATCTTATAACAGCCAGCCAAACATGTAATAATCGCAATAATTCACTACTATTTTCACTTGGAGTTGAACATGCCATTTCTATGTGAATAGAACTGCTAACTGTTTGGGCTAACATAGGTTTTCGTTTATACAATAATGCCACACATTCATAAGCCTTTGTTTGAAATTCAGAAATTAATCCAACGTTTAATACGCTGTGGTAAAGTCCCAAAATACTTTGCGCATCTTGTTCTATCAAAGAGTTTTTATACATCAGTGAGTGATAAACAAGTCTTAGGCCCTTTTCAACTTTCTCAGAGGAacctttaataaatattttgaaatcttCGGTCaccttattttcaaatttaactctgtttttttgctgaaaacgTAAACCGTAAGGTACTTATTTAACCATGGTATGAAAAAACCCACTTGGACCAGGATTATAACTTTAAGCAGGCTAATAACTTCGATGGACGTTTCGTCATTAAGCTTATCTATTATGCGAACAAGATGCCGAATATTGGccacatttttacaaaacgcCTTAACCGACTCTGGGTTGTCTTTACAACTCGCTAAAAGTTTGCTACTGAAGACACAAGCCCCTTTCAGGACTCGAGAATCGTTAAGAGTGGGCATTACAGCCCCCATAATAGAACAAAGCAAAATAGAATCGCTGGAATCCAAAGGTATTCCGGGCTCTGCAATAATCAAGTTGCGGAAAATCGCGGGTTTATCTTGAGTTAACGGCAGGAGACATGCTGCAAGTTCGCGCACTTCGTCATTCTGAAGTTTATGTAAAAGCAAAGCTGATCTAAAAAACTGTCTTTGTGgtggaaaaaaataacgtgAGCGCACCTTGAACCAAATTGCTTTCTAAAATTCTTGTGCAAAATAATTTCGAGAAGAAGTGATTCAGTCTTGGTGGTTTTGATGGTATTTAGGAGGATTTCTTCGTAAGTTTGATCGTCTTGGATTGTTTGCAACCACTGACCCAGAACCATCAGTTTAATACACTTGGGGGCTTTCTCAAGCATCCATGTCAGCTGACACTGACTGTGCGAATACAAATACGAGATTGAActcaattttgtgaaataatggAGGAGGTCGTCGCCTAACATGTTTATGCTCAAATCATCACTTTTGGGGTGCGTAAGCTTGggaaaaagataataaatcGATTTTAGAACATGTGGTTTTTCAGTTTGGCGTTGAGtgtagaaaaaatttcctatGCCTTCCAGGACATGTCTCACTTCCCACAATATTTGCCTggagttacaaaaaatatttttttgaaccatTAACATCAATACTTACGTGCTGCAGCAAAGGCATAGGTGacaaatacagaaaaaaacatCGTTTTTAGATGTGGCCCAGTTTTCGACATTTTCCGGAAGTGCGATAAGTTGGTTAAAAATCTCATTTGGTTTCCAAATTAGTAtcttgtttttatcaaaaaattccaaTAGAATGAGTTCCAACAATTTGAAACAATCCTTTCTCAATCGAATGTTTGAAGTAAGCAAGCAAACATCAACTGTGATTTTTCTCAAGTCCTTGTGCAATTTCGGAAGCAAAGTTTCGTATTTGAAACTATTTTCGAAAACCgtattcaaaatttgtaagatATTTTCCTTTACGTCATCACTTAaactctattttttatttattgtaatttattgtattGACACATGCTACTTACCCTTGATAACAAAATAGAAGCCTCGTCTTCTACCCATTGCCATATATTTCGAAAAGTTTCGCAAAAAGTGTTTGTTTTTCTACGATTTTTCAGCATTTGATTCAGGAGTGTGAAATAATGAATACAAACCTTTGAAGTATGTATTTAGTAATAACCGTTAACTCAAAAATGGCTCCGTGCTGTTTAAGTTTATCAAATAATTCCGAAATAATGCCATTTAATGCTTCCGGAAAATCGGAATCTAATatattgttcaaaattgaagcatAGGGTAGGAAATTGCATTTCTGTAAAGTCCTAAAGTCGCCCATTCTTAACATAATTTCCAGTATCCTTTCTctatcaaatatatttttaaaggtGCCATCTATATATACGATGTTTCTAGAAATAAACTATGCATTAAATTCTTTGTacatttgtgcaaaaataactacgcaaaaatacaaaaaaaaaatctcaaaaagcCTTGTTTcctttaaattaaagaaatcaAGTCGTCGCTTTTTCGTCATTTTTGTCACGAATTATATATTTTGATTTacttttgcaatattttggATAAGAGGTGGAACAGCGCAACGACTTCTTTGCGATCCTCTACGATTTGGgacaaattaatcaaaataaattccaTGGTGTAATGAAGCCCATCGTCACTGTCATAAAAATCGTCATATTCGCTgaacaaatcaataattttaatgcaCCACCTACAATTTcgtaactaaaattttataataaaatggtaaaaatagcAACATTAGGCTGTTTTCATCCATGATAGTAACAT
It contains:
- the LOC107398033 gene encoding uncharacterized protein LOC107398033: MLGDDLLHYFTKLSSISYLYSHSQCQLTWMLEKAPKCIKLMVLGQWLQTIQDDQTYEEILLNTIKTTKTESLLLEIILHKNFRKQFGSRSALLLHKLQNDEVRELAACLLPLTQDKPAIFRNLIIAEPGIPLDSSDSILLCSIMGAVMPTLNDSRVLKGACVFSSKLLASCKDNPESVKAFCKNVANIRHLVRIIDKLNDETSIEVISLLKVIILVQQKNRVKFENKVTEDFKIFIKGSSEKVEKGLRLVYHSLMYKNSLIEQDAQSILGLYHSVLNVGLISEFQTKAYECVALLYKRKPMLAQTVSSSIHIEMACSTPSENSSELLRLLHVWLAVIRSDPHNGFCSIPETAIKNFIMRTCLHQDVAKKYLQTLEYLMKREYQD